Sequence from the Bacillota bacterium genome:
GAGACCTATCTACGTCAGAAGAACCCCGGTTGGCAAAAACTCATGAGCCAACGCTAAACCAGTCGCGGAAACGCTGAGGGTGACATTTTCTCAGTCCCGTTATGCGCTTATACAGGTGACATATTCACTGTCCATTGACACCGACTGAATCCCCCTGTGTAAATCCCCCTGATAGCCGGCAAATCCGGGTGAAGGGCCAGCCTTGCGTGGGTGTCCATAGCCTGGACAAATCGGCGCTTTTGCAGGCGCGGCCGCGGCTTGCGAGGCTTTTCGAGGCTGCCGGCCGGGGGCCGGGGCCCCAGGGACCTGTGCCCTTGAAGGAGTTGGGGGACTGACACGAAAAGTCTCTCGATACTGGATTTCCCAGCGACCCGGGGCGCCGATGGTCATTTCCCAAGCGCCACTGGGGTTACCACGGGGAGGGACATCTTTGGCCGACACTTTTGAGCTGGTGGAGGCGTCTGTTCTTCAAGCTCTTGAGGGCCCGCCCCAGTCCGGCGGGTCGCCGTCGGACGAAGGTGGGGAGTCACCGTCGATTTCGGCGCCCGATCGCGCCGGGACCGCCCTGCCCTGGGACGACATCAAGGAGCATCTTGATGAGGCCCTTACGGTCATCGGCCATCAGTTGCAGACTCCTCTATCCAACCTGCAGCTGTGCGCGGAGTGGCTGTCCGGCGGCAGTCCGGCTGATGAGCGATACCCCAAGGTAAGGGCCCTCTTGAACGACCAGGCCTGGTCGATCAGCAAGATGATCGACGACCTTCTCGACCTGGCCAGGCTGGCCACCAACGCGATCACCGTGAAACGTGAGACGGTCAATCTCGACGCGCTCCTCCGCGACCGGACCGACCAACTGGTCCGTCGGACGCCCGAGCGCTACATCACCTACCACGGCCTCCCATCCTGCTTCCTCAAGGGCGACTCGCTCCGGCTGAGCCAGGCCTTTGACAACCTCCTGTACGACGTGGTCAAGTACTCGCCCCCAGAGACAGCCATTGAGCTGACCGTCAAGCAAGCCGAGGGGGAACAGGTCCTGATCACCGTGGAGAACAGGGACTATGCCCTGACCAGCGAAGAGGTCGAGCACGTCTTTCAGCCGTTCTACCGCGCCCGGCATCGGCAGGATGGGCTTGGAATCGGCCCCTTCCTGGCGAAGAGCCTGATCGAGCTCCACCGGGGCCGGATCTGGGTCCGCAGCACCACGGCCCTGGGAACGAGATTCTTCATCGAGTTGCCGGGGGCCCAGTTCAAGCCGGTCGCCCCGGGCGACCCCGACCACGAGGGGGTCGCGGTCGACGGAGTGGTCAACCACGACTAGCCGGACGAGCGGCCAGGCGGCCCGTTTTACAGAGACTGGTCAGGTGAGGCGCTTCCCACAGGGAGGCGCCTTCGTCGTGCCGGTCAGTGGGGCTGGAGCCCGGGTTCAGTCTGGTTCCGTAGCGGGAAGGAAGCCCCGGCGGGTCGGCGAAGTCCTAGGGCCATGGAGAACATGAAGAACCTGATGCGACAGGCGGTAGCCTTCCGCGACGAACGGGACTGGAAGCAGTTCCACAACCCCAAGGATCTGGCCGTGTCCCTCTGCCTCGAAGCCGCCGAACTGCTCGAGAACTTCCAGTGGAAGACGAGTGACGAGGCGGTGGGAAAGAGGCGGGCGGAGATCGCCGATGAACTGGCCGATGTCTTCATCTACGGCCTCTTCCTCGCCGACGCGCTCGGGCTCGACCCCGGGGAGACGGTCCTGGCGAAACTGGCCAAGAACGCCCGCAAGTACCCGGTGGCGAAGGCCCGCGGGTCGAGCCGCAAGTATACCGAGCTGGACTGACCCGGGCCCGAAGGGGGCCGGTGACCGGGCCCGGGAACCATTCTCCGCGGCCCGCCGTCGAAAGACCGGTGGCCCGTACATTCAGACTGGTGACCACCGCGGAGGATGACGTCCTTGCGCAAAGCCCTGTTGATCTTGATGGCCACGGCCGTTCTGCTGACGTCCCTGCCGTTCGCGCTGGCCGGCTGCTCATCAAAGGCGGCCACCGTCAGGGCGGGCGGAGCCGACGATCTCTATCTAGCCCCACAGCCCGAGACCTTGCAGGACCCGCCCGGTCAAATCAGCGGCGGCTCCAAGGTGCGAGTTCTGGCGACCCAGGGCGTCTGGACCATGATCCAGCAGGGGGGCCTCAAGGGTTGGATCCCCACCTGGTACCTGTCGGATGACCCGACCCCGGTGAAGGAACTCCAGAGCGAGGGCCTCGTCCTGGCTGACGAGGCCTCGATCTACCTGTATCCGGACGGCCCCGCGGTCGGAGAACTGCCCGGGGGCAAGGTCCTGAAGCCGTTCAAGGAGTGGAACGATTGGGTCCAGGTGAGGATCACGGTCTACAGCGTACCCGGCGTCCAGACGGCCTGGATCATGAGGAAGATGCTGACCACCCCGAACCAGGTCGAACCGAAAGAGGGCTACCTTTATCAAGGAACCGAGGCCTTCCAGGGCGAGTTCGACCAGATCACAGGGACCAAGCCCGACGTCCTGACCCACCCCCTGCCCGTGTGGATCACCGAGCAGAAAGGCGGCTATCTGCGGGTTAGCGCGGCCGGCGGGTGGATCGCCTGGGTCAAGAAGGACTCCTTTAGGCTGACCCCGCCTAGTTGAGTCGCCTCGCGCGGTCCGAACGAAGGAGACCGACAGCCGCTTCATGGCTGCCGGTCTCTGGTTCTTGGCCGAGGGTCGCCGGGGGACGTCCCAGCGGGCCGTCTGGAGATCGAACTGGGCCGCTGCGACGACACCAAGGCGGGTTCATGGACCGGTCCCCAGGCCCTCGATCTTCCACCCCTGAGCGGTCCTGGTCAGGCCGACGAAACGCGTTTGCACTCCGGTGGGCGGGTTGAACTGGGGGTTCCTCCACTTAATGTGGACCTCGGCCCGCACGTTGACCTCGTCCCCGGGCGGCAGGTTCACCGAGGTCACCAGGTGCCCCTGGGCCGGGTCGAAGAAGTAGTACTGCCAGGAGATGAGGTCCCCGGCGAGGATGTTTGAGACGTACCCGTTGTTGGCTCCGAAACCGGGGTTGTACAGGACTCCCGGGGAGAGGTTCATGGTCAGACTGTCGAGCATCACCCGCGGACTCAGGCAGGCGTTGGCCCGGACCTGGTCGCCGTCGTTGATGGCTTTGAAGAAGGCCCGGATGACCTCGATCGGGTCGAGCTTGGCGAGGTCGGGGTTGGGGCCCGGGTCGGCGAAGAACCCCTCCCGCTCAGCCCACTTCGGAAAGGTCAGGCCGGTGATGTCCGCGAATTGGCGGAGCTTCACGGACTGGTTGGCGGTTACGGCGTTGAAGAGGACCCAGGCCCCGCCGACCTTCCCTTGGTCGACCAGCAGGACGACGTTGGAAGGGTAGCGAAACTGGCGCTGGTCGCCCTCTCCGGGGAGACCACCGGCGATCGGGTAGATCCAGGCTTCGACGGTTTTGCCCTTGAGCCCCGTCAGGTCGAGGCCGACGTCTTTTGAGAGCTCGTTGGCGACGCCCCAGTAGAGCCCTTCGGGGTAAGCCCCGAGGGTGACCCTCCAGTCGGCCGGCACGGTCACCTGGAAGTGGGCCGGCTCGCCTTCCACGACGAGGCCATGTTGCCTCAGAAAGGCCTCGGCGGCGCGGGCTTTGGGACGCCGGGCGCAACCCGCGGAACCGACCCCGAGGCCCACCGCGAGTCCGGCCACCAGGGCGAGCCCTACGGCCAGGGCGGTGAGACGCCGTACGGCCGACGTCCACGTCCGCGTCCACGTCCGCGTCCGCGTCCGCGTCCGCGAATCTGTCCTACCAGGCATCGCCGACCTCCATCAGCCGAACTTCAGGCGCTTCTTCATCTTTCCTCAGCCGGTCGCGCTCCTTTCGGCCTCTGGGAGGGTTTTGGGGCTGGGCTCGCGTATTCCTCACCGGATTCGACGGCGGGCCGGGTCCTCCTTCAATGGTGAAAGCCGGCCGACATTCCTTGATTTCGTCGGCGGGTGAATAATTATGCAATCTTTTTTTCGCGGAAGGAGGATTCCGGCCGCGGATATTGAAAAGTATTTGACTTCAAAGGCATATCTGGGCAGCTAACTCCAGTAGGATGCCCTGCGGTTGCAGCACGGGGTGTCTTTCTTTATAAGCCGCTGGATATGCGCCGGCTCAACCTAGCGAGGAGTGAACCAGCATGGGCAAACAGATCTCGATCGTTGACACCACCCTGCGCGATGGTGAACAGACCGCGGGCGTGGTCTTCGCCAACCGGGAGAAGCTTCGCATCGCCAGGATGCTGGACGAAATCGGCGTTCACCAGATCGAGGCGGGCATCCCCGTGATGGGCGGGGACGAGAAGAAGGTCATCAAGGACATCGTCGACGCCGGCCTGCGGGCCAGCATCATGGGATGGAACCGGGCCGTCATTTCGGACCTCCAGCACTCCGTCGACTGTGGGGTCGACGCGGTCGCCATCTCCATCTCAACCTCCGACATTCACATCATTCACAAGCTCCGGAGCACCAGGGAGCGGGTCCTCCACGACATGGTCAAAGCCGCCGAGTTCGCCAAAGCGCACAACCTTTACGTCTCCGTCAACGCCGAAGACGCCTCGCGGACCGACATGGACTTCCTCATCCGCTTCGCCACCGAGGCTCGGAACGCCGGCGCGGACCGCTTGCGCTACTGCGACACGGTCGGGACGATGGAGCCGTTCGGCACCTATGACCGCATCCGGACCCTGATCGAGGCGGTCGGGATCGACATCGAGATGCACATGCACAACGACTTCGGGATGGCTACCGCCAACACGTTCGCTGGGGTCAAGGCCGGCGCCACCCATGCCGGGGTGACGGTGATCGGTCTCGGCGAGCGGGCCGGCAACGCGGCCTTGGAAGAAGTGATCATGGCCCTGAAGCACCTGATGGACACCGACCTCGAGTTCAAGACGGAACGGTTCCGCGAAGTGGCCGAATACGTGTCCCAGGCGGCCGGACGACCGCTCCATGTCTCGAAGGCCATCGTCGGCAGCAACATGTTCGCTCATGAATCCGGCATCCACACCGACGGAACCTTGAAGAACCCTTTGACCTACGAGGTCTTCCGCCCTGAAGAAGTGGGGCTCGAACGGCAGATCGTCATCGGCAAGCATTCCGGAACGGCTTCGATCAAGGCCAAGTTCGTCGAATACGGGATTGTCCTGCCCGACCCGGACGCCGAGGAAATCCTCAAGCGGGTCAGGTCGGCCGCCATCGAACTGAAGCGTTCCCTGTTTGACAAAGAGCTCGTCTACATCTATGAGGAGTACGTGGGAAGAAAGCAGATCGCCAAGTAGTCGGGGCCCTGGGCCCGGGGAGATGAGAACCAGACATGGGTCAGACCATCGCCGAAAAGATCTTTTCCAGTCACGTCGGCAGGAGCGTCCGCGCGGGGGAGATCGTCGTCGCCGACGTGGACGTCGCCCTGGTCCAGGACGGCACGGGACCCCTCACCGTCCGGCAGATGGCGGCCATGGGCTTCACCCGGCCGCGGCGACCCGATAAGACCCTGATCTTCCTCGACCACGCCCTCCCGAGCCCGCGGCGGGAGCTGGCCACCGACCACGTCTTTCTCCGCGAGTTCGCCCGTTCCAGTGGGGCCGTCATCCGGGAGCATGGTTACGGCATCTGCCACCAGGTCGTCGCGGAGGACTGGGCCGAGCCGGGCCAGATCGTCGTCGGCGCCGATTCGCACACCTGCATGGCCGGCGCCCTCGGGGCTTTCGGCACGGGCCTGGGCTCGACCGACGTCGCGGTGGCGATGGCCCTGGGTGACAATTGGTTCCGGGTGCCGGAGACGTTCAGGATCACCCTCCGCGGCCGTTTCCCAAAAGGAGTCGGGCCCAAGGACCTGATGCTCTTCATCATCGGACAGGTTGGGGCCGACGGAGCCACGTACAAAGCGCTGGAGTTCGGCGGGGAGGGGCTCCGCGACATCCCCATGCCGGGACGACTGACCCTGGCCAACATGGCCGTCGAATCAGGGGCCAAGGCCGGGCTGTTCCCCTCGGACGAGGTCACCAGGGAGTTCATGGAGGGGCATGGCCGCGGGAGCGCTTGGCGTCCGCTGGCCGCGGACGCCGATGCTTCGTACGAGCGGATCGTGACCATCGACCTCGGGGAGATCGAACCGACGGTCGCCTGTCCCCACCGGGTCGATAATGTCGCCACCATCGGTAAGGTCAAGGGAACCGCCGTACAGCAAGTGTTCATCGGTTCGTGCACCAACGGCCGGGTGGAGGATCTGGCCGAGGCCCTGGCCATTCTCGAGGGTCGGCCGCTCAATCCGAAGACCCGCCTCTTCGTCCAGCCGGCCTCGCGCCGCGTCTGGCTCGCCGCCGATTCCCTCGGCTATTTGGCCCGCTTCGTCCGCGCCGGGGCGGTGGTCCTGCCGCCGGGTTGCGGGCCCTGCGCCGGAATCCACCTGGGCATCCTCGGCGACGGGGAGGTCTGCGTGTCGACCACCAACCGCAACTTCGAAGGCCGCATGGGAAACCCGCAGTCCCAAGTGTATCTTGCCTCGCCGGCCGTGGCCGCGGCGACGGCCGTGGCGGGCGCCATCGCCGACCCACGGGAGGTTCTCCAGTGAAGCTGCAGGGAAGGGCGCACCTTTTCGGAGACGACATCTCGACCGACCACATCGCCCCCGGCCGGTACTACCATCTCCGTTCGAACCTGCCGGAGTTCGCCAAGCACGTCTTGGAGGACGCCGACCCGGCCTTCCCCTCGCGGGTGAGAGCCGGTGATTTCGTCGTCGCCGGCTCCAACTTCGGACTCGGTTCCAGCCGGGAGCACGCCCCGACCATCATGAAGCTGGCCGGAGTCTCAGCCGTGCTGGCCAAGTCCTTCGCCCGGATCTTCTTCCGCAACGCCATCAACATCGGGATGCCCGCCCTGGTCTGCGACACCGAAGGCATCTCCGCCGGCGATGAACTCGTACTGGACCTGGCCGCGGGACGGGTCCGCAACCTGACCCGGGGGACCGAGATCGAGGTCGTCCCCTTGCCGGCCGTGATGCTCCGCCTGCTCGAGGACGGCGGCCTGGTCGAGCACGTCAAGAAGCATGGCCGCCTGGCGGTGGGAGGGGACGAGTGAATGGCTGAGCGCGCCGACGGACTGGTTGGCGAGGCCGGTCGACCGGAGTGGGGTCAGCCGGTCGGGCTCGACGGCGGTCGCCTTCTCGTCCCCGACCACCCGTTGGTCGGGTTCATCGAAGGCGATGGCATCGGGCCCGAGATCTGGCGGGCCACGAAGGATGTGACGGACGCCGCCGTGGCCGCGGCCTACGGGGGACGTCGGGCGATCGCCTGGTGGGAACTGGCCGCCGGAGAGAAGGCTCACCGCAGCCAGGGCGATTATCTGCCGGCCTCGACGGTCGAGGCCCTGCGGATGTGCCGGGTCGGCATCAAGGGCCCCCTGACCACCCCGGTCGGAGGGGGGTTCCGCAGCGTCAACGTGGCTTTGCGGCAGATCCTCGACCTTTACGCCTGCATCCGTCCGGTCCGCTGGTTCCCGGGGCTCCCTTCACCCCTCAAGGATCCGGAGAAGGTGGACATGGTCATCTTCCGCGAGAATACAGAGGATGTCTATGCCGGAATCGAGTGGGCGATGGGCTCCCCGGAAGCCAAGAAGCTCATCGGCTACCTCGAGGACGAGTTCGGGGTGAGGGTCCGGGCCGACTCGGGGATCGGGATCAAGCCCATCAGCCGGACCGGGTCGGAGCGGATCATCCGCCGCGCCCTGAGCTTCGCCCTGGAGTCCGGGAGAAGCAGCGTGACCATGATGCACAAGGGCAATATCCAGAAGTACACCGAGGGCGCCTTTCGCAAATGGGGTTATGAGCTGGCGGAACGGGAGTTCGCCGGGCGTTTCGCGCGGGAGGCGGCAGCGGCGGTTTCGGCCGGGGCCGAGGCCGTCCCGGCGCCCGTCGGGGGCAACGGCAACAGCGGCGGCGACGCCACTCTCGATTCGGCTGCCCGCCGGCCGGTCGTCTTCAGGGACCGCATCGCCGACAACATGTTCCAGCAGATCCTGTTGAGACCGGCCGACTATGACATCATCGTCGCCCCCAACCTGAACGGGGACTATATCAGCGACGCCGCGGCCGCCTTGGTCGGCGGTCTCGGTGTGGCCCCGGGGGGCAATCTGTCCGATGAGGTTGCCGTGTTCGAAGCGACCCATGGATCGGCGCCCGACTTCGCCGGCCGCGACCTCGCCAACCCAAGCTCGCTGATCCTCTCCGCCGCCATGCTCCTGGACCACCTCGGCTGGCCGGAGGCGGCCCGGTTGGTCGAGGCCGGGGTCGAGGTCGCCGTCGGCAAGGGGATCGTCACCGCCGACCTGGCCTTTCAGCTGGGCGTGCCGGCCGTTGGGACGAAGGCCTTCGGCGAAGCCGTGATCCGCGAAGTCCAGGTCGCGCGGTGAAGGGGCGACCGAGGAGGTCAGCCCTGGCGCTTTTCTGGTTGGCCAACGGCGACTTGCGGTCTCGCTCGCTCAGGCCAGACTCGAGGCCCACAGGACGATCGCCTGTCCCTGCTCGATCCCGCCCAATGTGCGGAGGAACGGCCCGATCTCGCTCTTGGCCGCGGGTCGGCCGTCCCAGGTCTCAATTAGGAGCTTGAGCCGCCGACCGCGGACCGGCCCGCGCCCGCGAATGAGGGCCTGGGCCAGATGTTGCAGGGCATCCGTCCAGAGGGCCGGATCAATCCCGGGGCGCAGCGGGGTGAGACGCCGGCCGTGACCTTCGACGGCCAGTACCGCACGGCCGCCGGCGAAGAGGACGTAGTTGCCCGCCGCCCGGGGGACGGGGTTGGCCGGCGGGGCGATGGCCGGGTCGTAGGCGGAAAGGAGAAGGAACGGCGGGGAAGGGGGAACGACGGCTTCCTCCTTCAGTTCGCGCAGCCCCTCGACGGCCTCCGGCGCGGCGAACTGCGGGCCGGAGAGGCCAGAGACGAAATAGCCCTGGCGGACTCGACCGAGGACTTCCTCCCGTTTGAGCACTGACAGCACCTCGGACCACGGGTGGGGGTCGCCCTCGGCGGCCAGGATCTCCCGGGTCACGACACCGTGGCGGTCGAGGAGGGCAGCCGCCCAGAAGGCGGCGGCCTCCTGACCGGGCCCGGTCTCCGGCAACGCCCACCAGCGCCCGGTGGTCCCGGCCGGCCCGGCCGCGGAGACGCCCCCGGCGCCCCTGGCCAGACGACGGATGATGCTTGGGTCGATTACCCGCTCGTC
This genomic interval carries:
- a CDS encoding HAMP domain-containing sensor histidine kinase, translated to MADTFELVEASVLQALEGPPQSGGSPSDEGGESPSISAPDRAGTALPWDDIKEHLDEALTVIGHQLQTPLSNLQLCAEWLSGGSPADERYPKVRALLNDQAWSISKMIDDLLDLARLATNAITVKRETVNLDALLRDRTDQLVRRTPERYITYHGLPSCFLKGDSLRLSQAFDNLLYDVVKYSPPETAIELTVKQAEGEQVLITVENRDYALTSEEVEHVFQPFYRARHRQDGLGIGPFLAKSLIELHRGRIWVRSTTALGTRFFIELPGAQFKPVAPGDPDHEGVAVDGVVNHD
- a CDS encoding 3-isopropylmalate dehydratase large subunit, whose translation is MGQTIAEKIFSSHVGRSVRAGEIVVADVDVALVQDGTGPLTVRQMAAMGFTRPRRPDKTLIFLDHALPSPRRELATDHVFLREFARSSGAVIREHGYGICHQVVAEDWAEPGQIVVGADSHTCMAGALGAFGTGLGSTDVAVAMALGDNWFRVPETFRITLRGRFPKGVGPKDLMLFIIGQVGADGATYKALEFGGEGLRDIPMPGRLTLANMAVESGAKAGLFPSDEVTREFMEGHGRGSAWRPLAADADASYERIVTIDLGEIEPTVACPHRVDNVATIGKVKGTAVQQVFIGSCTNGRVEDLAEALAILEGRPLNPKTRLFVQPASRRVWLAADSLGYLARFVRAGAVVLPPGCGPCAGIHLGILGDGEVCVSTTNRNFEGRMGNPQSQVYLASPAVAAATAVAGAIADPREVLQ
- the icd gene encoding NADP-dependent isocitrate dehydrogenase, which codes for MAERADGLVGEAGRPEWGQPVGLDGGRLLVPDHPLVGFIEGDGIGPEIWRATKDVTDAAVAAAYGGRRAIAWWELAAGEKAHRSQGDYLPASTVEALRMCRVGIKGPLTTPVGGGFRSVNVALRQILDLYACIRPVRWFPGLPSPLKDPEKVDMVIFRENTEDVYAGIEWAMGSPEAKKLIGYLEDEFGVRVRADSGIGIKPISRTGSERIIRRALSFALESGRSSVTMMHKGNIQKYTEGAFRKWGYELAEREFAGRFAREAAAAVSAGAEAVPAPVGGNGNSGGDATLDSAARRPVVFRDRIADNMFQQILLRPADYDIIVAPNLNGDYISDAAAALVGGLGVAPGGNLSDEVAVFEATHGSAPDFAGRDLANPSSLILSAAMLLDHLGWPEAARLVEAGVEVAVGKGIVTADLAFQLGVPAVGTKAFGEAVIREVQVAR
- the nifV gene encoding homocitrate synthase; protein product: MGKQISIVDTTLRDGEQTAGVVFANREKLRIARMLDEIGVHQIEAGIPVMGGDEKKVIKDIVDAGLRASIMGWNRAVISDLQHSVDCGVDAVAISISTSDIHIIHKLRSTRERVLHDMVKAAEFAKAHNLYVSVNAEDASRTDMDFLIRFATEARNAGADRLRYCDTVGTMEPFGTYDRIRTLIEAVGIDIEMHMHNDFGMATANTFAGVKAGATHAGVTVIGLGERAGNAALEEVIMALKHLMDTDLEFKTERFREVAEYVSQAAGRPLHVSKAIVGSNMFAHESGIHTDGTLKNPLTYEVFRPEEVGLERQIVIGKHSGTASIKAKFVEYGIVLPDPDAEEILKRVRSAAIELKRSLFDKELVYIYEEYVGRKQIAK
- a CDS encoding nucleotide pyrophosphohydrolase; this encodes MKNLMRQAVAFRDERDWKQFHNPKDLAVSLCLEAAELLENFQWKTSDEAVGKRRAEIADELADVFIYGLFLADALGLDPGETVLAKLAKNARKYPVAKARGSSRKYTELD
- a CDS encoding DUF4830 domain-containing protein, which codes for MPGRTDSRTRTRTRTWTRTWTSAVRRLTALAVGLALVAGLAVGLGVGSAGCARRPKARAAEAFLRQHGLVVEGEPAHFQVTVPADWRVTLGAYPEGLYWGVANELSKDVGLDLTGLKGKTVEAWIYPIAGGLPGEGDQRQFRYPSNVVLLVDQGKVGGAWVLFNAVTANQSVKLRQFADITGLTFPKWAEREGFFADPGPNPDLAKLDPIEVIRAFFKAINDGDQVRANACLSPRVMLDSLTMNLSPGVLYNPGFGANNGYVSNILAGDLISWQYYFFDPAQGHLVTSVNLPPGDEVNVRAEVHIKWRNPQFNPPTGVQTRFVGLTRTAQGWKIEGLGTGP
- a CDS encoding 3-isopropylmalate dehydratase small subunit; protein product: MKLQGRAHLFGDDISTDHIAPGRYYHLRSNLPEFAKHVLEDADPAFPSRVRAGDFVVAGSNFGLGSSREHAPTIMKLAGVSAVLAKSFARIFFRNAINIGMPALVCDTEGISAGDELVLDLAAGRVRNLTRGTEIEVVPLPAVMLRLLEDGGLVEHVKKHGRLAVGGDE